One Stenotrophomonas sp. SAU14A_NAIMI4_5 DNA segment encodes these proteins:
- the nusA gene encoding transcription termination factor NusA produces the protein MSKELLLVVDAVANEKGVPREVIFDAIEAALASAAKKRYADEEVLTRVVIDHKDGSYETYRRWEVVADDVVMESPDRQIRLMDAVDEAEGVDVGDYIEEQIENPDFGRIAAQAAKQVIVQRVREAERQQVVDAWKDRVGELITGVVKRAERGNIYVDLGGNAEGFIPKDKGIPRDVLRAGDRVRGYLAEVRSEPRGPQLFISRAAPEFMIELFKLEVPEVGQGLVEIKACARDPGDRAKIAVLAHDTRTDPIGACIGMRGSRVQAVSNELNGERVDIVLWNDSPANFVINAMAPAEVQSIIVDEDKHSMDLAVAEDRLAQAIGKGGQNVRLASRLTGWQLNVMTQDQVTAKSEAEQSSARQLFMDKLEVDEEIAGILVSEGFGTVEEIAYVPVGELLAVEGFDEDIVEELRARARDALLNEALAVEEGLEDGQPAQDLLSLEGMDEATAYALAGHGVRTSEELSDLAADEVMDFGIEGLDQERAAALILAARAEEIARLERGE, from the coding sequence ATGAGCAAGGAACTGTTGCTGGTAGTGGACGCGGTCGCCAACGAGAAGGGCGTGCCGCGTGAAGTGATCTTCGATGCGATCGAGGCCGCCCTGGCGTCCGCAGCGAAGAAGCGCTATGCCGACGAGGAAGTGCTGACCCGCGTGGTCATCGACCACAAGGATGGCAGCTACGAAACCTACCGCCGCTGGGAAGTGGTGGCCGATGACGTGGTCATGGAATCGCCGGACCGCCAGATCCGCCTGATGGACGCCGTCGACGAAGCCGAAGGCGTGGACGTCGGCGACTACATCGAAGAACAGATCGAAAACCCCGATTTCGGCCGCATCGCCGCCCAGGCCGCCAAGCAGGTCATCGTGCAGCGCGTGCGCGAAGCCGAGCGCCAGCAGGTCGTCGATGCGTGGAAGGATCGCGTCGGCGAGCTGATCACCGGTGTGGTCAAGCGCGCCGAGCGCGGCAACATCTACGTGGACCTGGGCGGCAACGCCGAAGGTTTCATCCCGAAGGACAAGGGCATCCCGCGCGACGTGCTGCGCGCCGGTGACCGCGTGCGCGGCTATCTGGCCGAAGTGCGTTCGGAACCGCGTGGCCCGCAGCTGTTCATCAGCCGCGCCGCCCCGGAATTCATGATCGAGCTGTTCAAGCTCGAAGTGCCGGAAGTCGGCCAGGGCCTGGTGGAAATCAAGGCCTGTGCCCGCGATCCGGGCGACCGCGCCAAGATCGCCGTGCTGGCCCACGATACCCGTACCGATCCGATCGGTGCCTGCATCGGCATGCGCGGTTCGCGCGTGCAGGCCGTGTCCAACGAGCTCAATGGCGAGCGCGTGGACATCGTGCTGTGGAACGACAGCCCGGCCAACTTCGTCATCAACGCGATGGCACCGGCTGAAGTGCAGTCGATCATCGTCGATGAAGACAAGCACTCGATGGATCTGGCCGTGGCCGAAGACCGCCTGGCCCAGGCCATCGGCAAGGGCGGCCAGAACGTGCGCCTGGCCAGCCGCCTGACCGGTTGGCAGCTGAACGTGATGACCCAGGACCAGGTCACCGCCAAGTCGGAAGCCGAGCAGTCGTCGGCCCGCCAGCTGTTCATGGACAAGCTGGAAGTGGACGAGGAAATCGCCGGCATCCTGGTCAGCGAAGGCTTCGGTACGGTTGAAGAAATTGCTTATGTCCCGGTCGGCGAACTGCTGGCCGTGGAAGGTTTCGACGAGGACATCGTCGAAGAGCTGCGCGCTCGTGCCCGCGATGCGCTGCTCAATGAGGCCCTGGCAGTCGAGGAAGGCCTTGAAGACGGCCAGCCGGCGCAGGACCTGCTGTCCCTTGAGGGCATGGACGAAGCCACCGCGTACGCGCTGGCCGGCCACGGCGTGCGCACCAGCGAGGAGCTTTCCGACCTGGCCGCCGACGAGGTCATGGACTTCGGCATCGAAGGGCTGGACCAGGAGCGCGCCGCGGCGCTGATCCTGGCCGCGCGTGCCGAGGAGATCGCCCGACTGGAACGCGGCGAATGA
- the truB gene encoding tRNA pseudouridine(55) synthase TruB: MTRIQFRRLDGILLLDKSTGMSSNAALQVARRLFRAEKGGHTGSLDPLATGLLPLCFGEATKIAGLLLGSAKAYDAEIQLGQTTDTDDSEGQVLLQRPVPAISAEALQAALAPLTGSILQRAPIYSALKQGGEPLYVKARRGDVIEAPEREVQVHAIEVLEQQAERLRLRVTCGSGTYIRSLARDLGEALGCGAHISALRRLWVEPFLAPAMVTLDQLRAMVEAGDEAGMEALLLPLAAGLAEYPRVDLDAEQAHRFCVGQRQRDAAWPRGLVAVYGPDDAVQGLGQVDDSGLLAPQRRFNL; this comes from the coding sequence ATGACCCGAATTCAGTTCCGCCGCCTGGATGGCATCCTGCTGCTCGACAAGTCGACCGGCATGAGCTCCAACGCCGCCCTGCAGGTGGCCCGCCGCCTGTTCCGTGCCGAAAAGGGCGGCCACACCGGCAGCCTCGACCCGCTGGCCACCGGCCTGCTGCCGCTGTGCTTCGGCGAGGCGACCAAGATCGCCGGCCTGCTGCTGGGCTCGGCCAAGGCCTATGACGCCGAGATCCAGCTCGGCCAGACCACCGATACCGATGATTCCGAAGGCCAGGTGCTGCTGCAGCGCCCGGTCCCGGCGATCAGCGCCGAGGCCCTGCAGGCCGCACTGGCACCGCTGACCGGCAGCATCCTGCAGCGCGCCCCGATCTATTCGGCGCTGAAGCAGGGCGGCGAGCCGCTGTATGTGAAGGCGCGCCGCGGTGACGTCATCGAGGCGCCCGAGCGCGAGGTGCAGGTGCATGCCATCGAGGTGCTCGAGCAGCAGGCCGAGCGCCTGCGGCTGCGGGTGACCTGCGGTTCGGGCACCTACATCCGCAGCCTGGCCCGTGACCTCGGCGAGGCGCTGGGCTGTGGCGCCCACATCAGCGCGCTGCGCCGGCTGTGGGTCGAGCCGTTCCTCGCCCCGGCCATGGTCACCCTGGACCAGCTGCGGGCGATGGTCGAGGCCGGCGACGAGGCGGGCATGGAGGCGCTGCTGCTGCCGCTGGCCGCCGGCCTGGCCGAATACCCGCGGGTCGACCTCGACGCTGAACAGGCGCACCGCTTCTGTGTCGGCCAGCGCCAGCGCGACGCCGCCTGGCCGCGCGGCCTGGTGGCCGTGTACGGGCCGGACGATGCTGTCCAGGGCTTGGGGCAGGTCGACGACAGTGGCCTGCTGGCCCCGCAGCGCCGCTTCAACCTCTGA
- the pnp gene encoding polyribonucleotide nucleotidyltransferase, with amino-acid sequence MAKITKTFQYGKHTVTLETGEIARQAGGAVIVKFDDTVLLVSAVAAKSAREGQDFFPLTCDYQEKFYAGGRIPGGFFKREGRATEKETLISRLIDRPIRPLFPEDYKNEVQIIATVMSLNPEIDGDIPALIGASAALSLAGTPFKGPIAAAKVGYKNGEYILNPTVSELKESELELVVAGTANAVLMVESEAALLSEDVMLGAVTFGHREMQKVINAINELTVEAGTKPSTWVAPAKNDALISALQEAIGPRLGEAFQVRDKLQRRDAISAIKKDVVETLAGRVAAEGWNPAELSKEFGELEYSTMRNSVLDTKVRIDGRQLDTVRPIAVQTGILPRTHGSSLFTRGETQAIVTITLGTARDGQVIDAVSGEYKENFLFHYNFPPYSVGETGRMMGPKRREIGHGRLAKRGVLAVMPSLESFPYTIRVVSEITESNGSSSMASVCGSSLALMDAGVPVKAPVAGIAMGLVKEGDRFVVLSDILGDEDHLGDMDFKVAGTAEGISALQMDIKIEGITEEIMKQALQQAKAGRLHILGEMAHGLTAPREELSDYAPRLLTIKIHPDKIREVIGKGGSTIQAITKETGTQIDIQDDGTIVIASVNAIAAQAAKARIEQITSDVEPGRIYEGKVAKIMDFGAFVTILPGKDGLVHVSQISSDRVEKVGDVLKEGDVVKVKVLEVDKQGRIRLSMKAVEEGEGASAE; translated from the coding sequence GTGGCAAAAATCACCAAAACCTTCCAGTACGGCAAGCACACCGTCACGCTTGAAACCGGCGAAATCGCCCGTCAGGCCGGTGGCGCCGTCATCGTCAAGTTCGACGACACCGTGCTGCTGGTCTCCGCCGTCGCCGCCAAGAGCGCGCGCGAAGGCCAGGATTTCTTCCCCCTGACCTGTGACTATCAGGAGAAGTTCTACGCAGGTGGCCGTATCCCGGGTGGCTTCTTCAAGCGCGAAGGCCGCGCGACCGAGAAGGAAACCCTGATCTCGCGTCTGATCGACCGTCCGATCCGTCCGCTGTTCCCGGAAGACTACAAGAACGAAGTCCAGATCATCGCCACGGTGATGTCGCTGAACCCGGAAATCGACGGTGACATCCCGGCCCTGATCGGTGCCTCGGCTGCCCTGTCGCTGGCCGGTACCCCGTTCAAGGGTCCGATCGCCGCCGCCAAGGTCGGTTACAAGAACGGCGAGTACATCCTCAACCCGACCGTGTCGGAGCTGAAGGAATCGGAGCTGGAGCTGGTTGTTGCCGGTACCGCCAACGCCGTGCTGATGGTTGAATCCGAAGCCGCGCTGCTGTCCGAAGACGTGATGCTGGGCGCCGTGACCTTCGGTCACCGCGAAATGCAGAAGGTCATCAACGCGATCAACGAGCTGACCGTGGAAGCCGGCACCAAGCCGTCGACCTGGGTGGCCCCAGCCAAGAACGACGCGCTGATCAGCGCCCTGCAGGAAGCCATCGGCCCGCGCCTGGGCGAAGCCTTCCAGGTGCGCGACAAGCTGCAGCGCCGTGACGCCATCTCGGCGATCAAGAAGGACGTGGTCGAAACCCTGGCTGGCCGCGTGGCCGCTGAAGGCTGGAACCCGGCCGAGCTGTCGAAGGAGTTCGGCGAGCTGGAATACAGCACCATGCGCAACTCGGTGCTGGACACCAAGGTCCGCATCGACGGCCGTCAGCTGGACACCGTCCGCCCGATCGCCGTGCAGACCGGCATCCTGCCGCGTACCCACGGTTCCTCGCTGTTCACCCGCGGTGAAACGCAGGCCATCGTGACCATCACCCTGGGCACCGCCCGTGATGGCCAGGTCATCGATGCCGTGTCCGGTGAGTACAAGGAAAACTTCCTGTTCCACTACAACTTCCCCCCGTACTCGGTGGGTGAGACCGGCCGCATGATGGGCCCGAAGCGCCGCGAAATCGGCCACGGTCGCCTCGCCAAGCGCGGCGTGCTGGCTGTCATGCCGTCGCTGGAATCCTTCCCGTACACCATCCGCGTCGTCTCGGAAATCACCGAGTCGAACGGTTCCTCGTCGATGGCCTCGGTCTGCGGTTCGTCGCTGGCCCTCATGGACGCCGGCGTGCCGGTGAAGGCACCGGTTGCCGGTATCGCCATGGGCCTGGTCAAGGAAGGCGATCGCTTCGTCGTCCTGTCCGACATCCTGGGTGACGAAGATCACCTGGGCGACATGGACTTCAAGGTTGCCGGTACCGCTGAGGGCATCTCCGCCCTGCAGATGGACATCAAGATCGAAGGCATCACCGAAGAGATCATGAAGCAGGCTCTGCAGCAGGCCAAGGCTGGCCGTCTGCACATCCTGGGCGAAATGGCCCACGGCCTGACCGCTCCGCGTGAAGAGCTGTCGGACTACGCGCCGCGCCTGCTGACCATCAAGATCCACCCGGACAAGATCCGCGAAGTGATCGGCAAGGGTGGTTCCACCATCCAGGCCATCACCAAGGAAACCGGCACCCAGATCGACATCCAGGATGACGGCACCATCGTCATTGCTTCGGTCAACGCCATCGCTGCCCAGGCCGCCAAGGCCCGCATCGAGCAGATCACCTCGGACGTCGAGCCGGGCCGCATCTACGAAGGCAAGGTCGCCAAGATCATGGACTTCGGTGCGTTCGTCACGATCCTGCCGGGCAAGGACGGTCTGGTCCACGTGTCGCAGATCTCCAGCGACCGCGTCGAGAAGGTCGGCGACGTGCTGAAGGAAGGCGATGTGGTCAAGGTCAAGGTCCTGGAAGTCGACAAGCAGGGCCGTATCCGCCTGTCGATGAAGGCCGTCGAAGAAGGCGAAGGCGCCAGCGCCGAGTAA
- the infB gene encoding translation initiation factor IF-2, producing the protein MSQQTTIRKLAELVNTPVEKLLEQLAGAGMKFSGPDQVVTSTEKVKLLGFLRRSHGKPEQAPEETDQSAKKITLNRRKQQEVTVNSGRSKTTVNVEVRQKRTYVKDGARAMTPDEERADILRKLEESRARNLAEQQALAEKDRLRDEAIVRAREEEVAAKERAEAEKKAAEEAAAAAKAAEALAATKPKRAPIDETAPRPPRTPAAAPAAPRGAPPAPPRNDDRNNRSAPRSERGPGDRFAGQMHLSAADRARRGNSNNSNNRGRPGGRNQSGGRRDMSRGGNNAGPHAFERPTAPVVREVAIGETITVADLAQKLALKGGEVVKALFKMGVMATITQSIDHDTAALVTEELGHKAIRANDNDAEDALLASTGENQGEAVQRPPVVTIMGHVDHGKTSLLDYIRRTKVAHGEAGGITQHIGAYHVDTPKGVISFLDTPGHAAFTSMRARGAKLTDIVVLVVAADDGVMPQTKEAIQHARSAGVPLIVAINKIDKSGADPMRVKNELLSEQVVAEDFGGDIQMVEISAKTGLGIDDLLDAVSVQAELLELKAVDEGRAAGVVIESSLDKGRGPVATVLVQQGRLKKGDYLVCGIQYGRVRALFDETGKQPEFAGPSIPVQVLGLSGVPEAGDDFVVVEDERLAKDVAQQRETKRRESRLVATAGSRMEDIMATLGKGEGQQVLNLVIKADVQGSVQALSQALVALSNEDIRINVIHSGVGGITESDANSAAASKATVIGFNVRADASARRIIESNGVDLRYFSIIYDVIDQVKQVASGLLGVEIREEIIGIAEVRDVFRSSKLGAVAGSMVIEGVVKRNKPIRVLRDSVVIFEGELESLRRFKENVEEVRNGTECGIAVKAYNDVKPGDQIECFERIEVPRTL; encoded by the coding sequence ATGTCGCAGCAAACCACCATCCGCAAGCTTGCCGAACTGGTCAACACGCCGGTCGAGAAACTGCTGGAACAGCTGGCCGGTGCCGGCATGAAGTTCAGCGGTCCCGACCAGGTCGTGACCAGCACCGAGAAGGTGAAGCTCCTGGGCTTCCTTCGTCGTTCGCACGGCAAGCCCGAGCAGGCCCCGGAAGAGACTGATCAGTCTGCAAAGAAGATCACGCTCAACCGCCGGAAACAGCAGGAAGTGACGGTCAATTCCGGTCGCAGCAAGACGACCGTGAATGTCGAGGTGCGCCAGAAGCGTACCTACGTCAAGGATGGTGCGCGTGCCATGACGCCGGACGAAGAGCGTGCCGACATCCTGCGCAAGCTGGAAGAGTCGCGCGCCCGCAACCTCGCCGAACAGCAGGCCCTGGCCGAAAAGGATCGTCTGCGCGACGAAGCCATCGTCCGTGCCCGTGAGGAAGAAGTTGCCGCCAAGGAACGTGCCGAGGCCGAGAAGAAGGCTGCCGAGGAAGCTGCAGCTGCCGCCAAGGCCGCCGAGGCCCTGGCTGCCACCAAGCCCAAACGCGCTCCGATCGACGAAACCGCACCGCGCCCGCCGCGTACCCCGGCTGCCGCTCCGGCCGCACCGCGTGGTGCTCCGCCGGCACCGCCGCGCAACGACGACCGCAACAACCGCAGCGCGCCGCGCAGCGAGCGTGGCCCGGGCGATCGTTTCGCCGGCCAGATGCACCTGTCGGCTGCCGACCGTGCGCGTCGTGGCAACAGCAACAACAGCAACAACCGCGGTCGTCCGGGTGGTCGCAACCAGAGTGGCGGCCGTCGCGACATGTCGCGTGGTGGCAACAACGCTGGTCCGCACGCCTTCGAGCGTCCGACCGCACCGGTCGTGCGTGAAGTGGCGATCGGCGAAACCATCACCGTGGCCGACCTGGCGCAGAAGCTCGCGCTGAAGGGCGGCGAGGTGGTGAAGGCGCTGTTCAAGATGGGCGTGATGGCCACCATCACCCAGTCCATCGACCACGACACAGCCGCGCTGGTGACCGAAGAACTCGGCCACAAGGCGATCCGTGCCAATGACAACGACGCCGAAGACGCACTGCTGGCCTCGACCGGTGAAAACCAGGGCGAAGCTGTGCAGCGTCCGCCGGTGGTCACCATCATGGGCCACGTCGACCACGGCAAGACCTCGCTGCTGGATTACATCCGCCGCACCAAGGTCGCCCACGGCGAAGCCGGTGGCATCACCCAGCACATCGGTGCGTACCACGTTGATACGCCGAAGGGCGTCATCAGCTTCCTGGATACCCCGGGCCACGCCGCGTTCACCTCGATGCGTGCCCGCGGTGCCAAGCTGACCGACATCGTGGTGCTGGTGGTTGCCGCCGACGACGGCGTCATGCCGCAGACCAAGGAAGCGATCCAGCACGCCCGTTCGGCGGGTGTGCCGCTGATCGTGGCCATCAACAAGATCGACAAGTCCGGTGCCGACCCGATGCGGGTCAAGAACGAACTGCTCTCCGAGCAGGTCGTGGCCGAAGACTTCGGTGGTGACATCCAGATGGTGGAGATCTCGGCCAAGACCGGCCTGGGCATCGACGACCTGCTGGACGCCGTCTCGGTCCAGGCGGAACTGCTGGAGCTGAAGGCCGTCGACGAAGGCCGCGCCGCAGGCGTGGTCATCGAATCCTCGCTGGACAAGGGCCGTGGCCCGGTCGCCACCGTGCTGGTGCAGCAGGGCCGCCTGAAGAAGGGCGACTACCTGGTGTGCGGCATCCAGTACGGCCGCGTGCGTGCGCTGTTCGACGAAACCGGCAAGCAGCCGGAGTTCGCCGGTCCGTCCATCCCGGTGCAGGTCCTGGGCCTGTCCGGCGTGCCGGAAGCCGGTGACGACTTCGTGGTCGTCGAGGACGAGCGCCTGGCCAAGGACGTTGCCCAGCAGCGTGAGACCAAGCGCCGCGAATCGCGCCTGGTCGCCACCGCTGGCAGCCGCATGGAAGACATCATGGCGACCCTGGGCAAGGGCGAGGGCCAGCAGGTCCTCAACCTGGTCATCAAGGCCGACGTGCAGGGTTCGGTGCAGGCGCTGAGCCAGGCACTGGTCGCGCTGTCCAACGAAGACATCCGCATCAACGTGATCCATTCCGGCGTGGGCGGCATCACCGAGTCGGACGCCAATTCGGCTGCCGCTTCGAAGGCCACCGTCATCGGCTTCAACGTGCGTGCGGACGCTTCGGCCCGTCGCATCATCGAATCCAACGGCGTGGACCTGCGTTACTTCTCGATCATCTATGACGTGATCGACCAGGTGAAGCAGGTGGCATCCGGTCTGCTGGGCGTGGAGATCCGCGAAGAGATCATCGGTATCGCCGAGGTCCGCGACGTCTTCCGCAGCTCCAAGCTGGGCGCGGTTGCCGGCTCGATGGTCATCGAGGGCGTGGTCAAGCGCAACAAGCCGATCCGCGTGCTGCGCGACAGCGTGGTGATCTTCGAGGGCGAGCTGGAATCGCTGCGCCGCTTCAAGGAAAACGTCGAGGAAGTCCGCAACGGTACCGAATGCGGTATCGCGGTGAAGGCCTACAACGACGTCAAGCCGGGTGACCAGATCGAGTGCTTCGAGCGTATCGAAGTGCCGCGCACCCTGTAA
- the rpsO gene encoding 30S ribosomal protein S15, protein MSIDTQKVIEDNKRSSADTGSPEVQVALLTARIELLTGHFKTHKKDHHSRRGLLQMVNRRRSLLDYLKKKDVERYKALIEKLGLRR, encoded by the coding sequence ATGTCGATCGACACCCAGAAGGTCATTGAAGACAACAAGCGCAGCTCGGCTGACACCGGCTCCCCGGAAGTCCAGGTTGCCCTGCTGACCGCCCGCATCGAACTGCTGACCGGCCACTTCAAGACCCACAAGAAGGACCACCACAGCCGCCGCGGCCTGCTGCAGATGGTCAACCGCCGTCGCAGCCTGCTCGACTACCTGAAGAAGAAGGACGTCGAGCGTTACAAGGCCCTGATCGAAAAGCTTGGCCTGCGTCGCTAA
- the rbfA gene encoding 30S ribosome-binding factor RbfA, translating to MPKTFHRTDRVSAQLRRELGTLVHNAVREHGLPSVSVSDVEITRDMAHAKVFVTALMPERSAEAVAGLKELGYRLRMDLARAMKLRHVPELHFHYDDSVDRGEHIDNILRDLPDTLAAEKRRESDEE from the coding sequence GTGCCCAAGACTTTCCATCGAACCGACCGTGTCTCCGCCCAGCTGCGCCGTGAACTCGGCACCCTGGTGCACAACGCCGTGCGCGAGCACGGGTTGCCCTCGGTGAGCGTGTCCGACGTGGAAATCACCCGCGACATGGCCCATGCCAAGGTGTTCGTCACCGCGCTGATGCCGGAACGTTCGGCCGAAGCCGTGGCTGGCCTGAAGGAGCTGGGCTACCGCCTGCGCATGGACCTGGCCCGCGCGATGAAGCTGCGCCATGTGCCGGAGTTGCATTTCCACTACGACGACTCGGTTGACCGTGGTGAGCACATCGACAACATCCTGCGCGACCTGCCCGATACGCTGGCCGCGGAGAAGCGTCGCGAGAGCGACGAAGAATAA
- the rimP gene encoding ribosome maturation factor RimP encodes MSDKATDIANLLGPTVVSLGLELLGVEYLPAPGGATLRLYIDVPLAEQPERIINVDDCERVSREVSAQMDVEDPISGNYTLEVSSPGVDRPLFNLEQFGRHLGEMAKVTLKLPQDNRRRLQGRIEATDEAADTITFIVDKTEVVVSADNIDKARIMPDWVALGLAPSKPTGPAPKRPKPDKNSSSNEPAAKKPRAE; translated from the coding sequence GTGAGCGACAAGGCAACCGACATCGCGAATCTGCTCGGCCCGACCGTTGTGTCGCTGGGCCTGGAGCTGCTGGGCGTTGAGTATCTGCCGGCCCCCGGCGGTGCGACCCTGCGCCTTTACATCGACGTGCCGCTGGCTGAACAGCCCGAGCGCATCATCAACGTGGACGACTGCGAGCGCGTCAGCCGCGAAGTGTCCGCGCAGATGGACGTCGAAGACCCGATCAGCGGCAACTACACGCTGGAAGTGTCTTCGCCGGGCGTCGACCGTCCGCTGTTCAACCTGGAGCAGTTCGGCCGTCACCTGGGCGAAATGGCCAAGGTCACGCTGAAGCTGCCGCAGGACAACCGTCGTCGCCTGCAGGGCCGCATCGAAGCGACCGACGAGGCTGCGGACACCATCACCTTCATCGTCGACAAGACCGAAGTGGTCGTGTCGGCCGACAACATCGACAAGGCCCGGATCATGCCGGACTGGGTTGCCCTGGGCCTGGCCCCGAGCAAGCCGACCGGCCCGGCGCCGAAGCGTCCGAAGCCGGACAAGAATTCTTCTTCCAACGAGCCGGCGGCAAAGAAGCCGCGCGCGGAGTGA